GTTACTAGATGTTTCCCGTAAGCTGTAAACGGCCCTATATTAAGTTGATATGGAATACTATCTGCGGTATGATATTGATGTTAGCACTCTCGCCTGGAGAGTGCTAAATAATGTCAAAGACTGAAAAATCGCAAATCAAGAAAGGAGGCAAGGCATGGCAGTTAAATTGCAGCCGCTGGCGGATCGTGTCCTGGTAAAACCCATAGAGAAGGAAGAAAAAACCAAATCCGGGATATATTTGCCGGACACAGCCAAGGAAAAACCCCAGGAGGGAGAGGTAATGGCGGTGGGCCCGGGCAAAATGGCCGATGACGGCAAACGGATTCCCATGGACCTCAAGGTTGGCGACCGGGTTATTTACGCCAAGTACGGGGGCACGGAAATCAAAGTTGACGATGAAGAGCTCATGATTCTCCGCGAGAGCGATATTCTGGCGAAGAAAGCCAAATAACTAGGGAAGGTAAGGAGGCAGCATTATGGCCAAACAAATTATTTTCGGTGAAGATGTCAGACACGCCCTGAAGAAGGGCATCGATGCTCTGGCGGACGCGGTTAAAGTTACCCTGGGCCCCAAGGGCCACTGCGTGGCGCTGGACAAAAAATGGGGAGCCCCCTCGGTAATCGATGACGGCGTAACCATCGCCAAGGATATCGAGCTCCCGGACGCTTTTGAAAACATGGGCGCCCAGCTGGTCAAAGAAGCGGCCAGCAAGACCAATGACGCCTGCGGCGACGGCACCACCACTTCCACCATCCTGGCCCACGCCATCGTTACCGGCGGTTTCAAGAATATCGCCGCCGGGGCGGAATCCCAGGGGCTGAAGCGGGGCATCCAGAAAGCCACCGCCGCCATCGTCGAGCAGCTCAAGAAGTCCTCGACGGAAATTAAAGACAAGGCGCAGATTGCGCAGGTCGGCACCATTACCGCCAAGGACAAGGAAATCGGCGAGCTTTTGGCCGAGGTAATGGAGAAGGTCGGCAAGGACGGCGTTATCACCGTCGAAGAGTCCAAGGGCACCAAGTATGAAATCGAATACGTCGAGGGTATGCAGTTCGACCGCGGCTACGTCAGCGCTTACTTCGTCACCAACGCCGAGCGCATGGAAGCGGTCATCGAAGACCCCTATATCCTGATTACGGATAAGAAAATTTCGGCCGTGGCCGATATTTTACCCGCCCTGGAGAAAATCCTCCAGGTTTCCAAGAACCTGCTTATCGTCGCCGAGGACATCGACGGCGAAGCGCTGGCCACGCTGGTGGTCAACAAGCTGCGCGGCACGATTAACGTGCTCGGCGTGAAAGCCCCCGGCTTCGGCGACCGCCGCAAGGCGATGCTGGAAGACATGGCTATCCTCACCGGCGGCAAGGTTATCTCGGAAGAGGTCGGCCGCAAGCTGGATTCCGTTACCGTGGAAGACCTGGGCCGCGCCCGCCGCGTGACCTCCGATAAAGACAATACCACCATCGTGGAAGGCAAAGGCTCCGAGGAAGAAATCAAGGGCAGAATCAAGCAGATTAAAGCCCAGATTGAAGAGACCACCTCCGATTTCGACCGCGAGAAGCTGCAGGAACGCCAGGCCAAGCTGGTGGGCGGCGTCGCCGTTATCAAGGTCGGCGCTTCCACCGAGGTAGAGCTCAAGGAAAAGAAGCACCGCGTCGAGGACGCGCTTTCCGCCACCCGCGCTGCGGTTGAAGAGGGCATCCTGCCCGGCGGCGGCGTCGGTCTTTTGAACGCCCTGCCTGCGCTGGACAAGCTCCAGTTGGTAGGTGATGAGCTTACCGGCGTGGATGTCGTCCGCAAGGCCGTGACCGAGCCCCTGCGCTGGATTGCCTCCAATGCCGGCAAAGACGGCTCCGTCATCATCGAAAACGTGAAAAAGGCCAAGAAGGGCATGGGCTACGATGCCGAGAACGATGAGTACGTGGACATGGTAGCCAAGGGCATCATCGACCCCACCAAGGTTGTCCGCACCGGACTGGAGAACGCCGCCAGCATCGCTGTCATGGTGCTGGTCACCGAGGCGCTGGTGGCCGATATCCCGGAGAAAGACAAGTCCCCCGCAGGTGGCGGCGCCCCCGGCATGGGCGGCATGGGCGACTACGGGATGTAGGGCCGGAAAAGCTCTAAATACGAAATACCAAGTCCTGAACAACAGGAATAAAGATAGCCCCGATGTAAAAAGTCGGGGCTATTTGTTTTTTTGGGGGGGGATACCGCTTATTACGAAAAGTAAGTACTTGGTTTTGGACGGGTAGTTCGACCCTCTTGTTTTCCTTTTCTATTTAACATATAATCAATGGCGCTAATGGAGATGAGCAAATGGTGTTGACCTGGGGCATGAAAACGAAATCGGATGTAAATGTTATAAAAAGTGGAATAAAAACATATGTGATGGCCTAAACACAGGAAAAATCCCTTTAAGTCAATTAACGATATATTGTATTTTAGGTATAGTCTGACTCTCAGTGAACCTAGGAGAGATGATGGACAAAAAATATCACAGCTACATTGAACAAACGGAAAGCACTCTGTCTGATTATGCTAAGTCTAGTTTCGATACAGCGGGAAGAATAACAACTCTAGATGACGCTGGTAATAGAACCGAATTCGAGAGAGATGTTCAAAGGGTGTTGCATAGCCAACCTTTTCGAAGACTTATGCATAAAACCCAAGTATTTTTCTCACCGATAAATGACCATATTTGTACGAGAATGGAGCATTCCTTACACGTTGCATCTATTTCAGTAACCATATGCAAACAATTAAACCTTAATACAACATTAGCAGAAGCTATTTCTGTAGCTCATGACCTTGGACATCCACCATTTGGTCATTTGGGCGAAAAAGTTCTGAATAAGATACACCAAAGAAGAAAAATGCCTGAATTTACCCATGAGGCACAGAGCTTAAGAGTGATTGATTATTACAAAGATCGTCAACATCTAGCGCCACTCAACTTAACATACGAAGTAAGAGATGGTGTCGTGTTCCATTATGGAGAAGGTGATGAACAAATTATAATGCCAGAAGAAAAAGACATCAAATCGGTAAAACCCGAAGATGCGCGAAAACATTCCCCGTCTACCTTAGAGGGATGTGTCGTCCGTATGGCAGACAAAATTGCATATCTTGGTAGAGATTTAGAAGATGCCCAAATGGCAGGTTTTATCAAACCGGAGTTGATAACATTCTATGCAGAAATTGGATTAGGAACGAATAATTCACAGATAATAGGTAATTTGATTGATGATATAGTAAAAAATAGTGAGAATAAAAATTCAATATGTTTTTCGGATGAAGTAGCTAAAATGGTAAAAAAATTGAAAGATTATAACTACAAAAACATATATTATAATTCAAAGCTCCAAGATCAAGAGAGACGTAT
The window above is part of the Dehalococcoidales bacterium genome. Proteins encoded here:
- the groES gene encoding co-chaperone GroES, which produces MAVKLQPLADRVLVKPIEKEEKTKSGIYLPDTAKEKPQEGEVMAVGPGKMADDGKRIPMDLKVGDRVIYAKYGGTEIKVDDEELMILRESDILAKKAK
- the groL gene encoding chaperonin GroEL (60 kDa chaperone family; promotes refolding of misfolded polypeptides especially under stressful conditions; forms two stacked rings of heptamers to form a barrel-shaped 14mer; ends can be capped by GroES; misfolded proteins enter the barrel where they are refolded when GroES binds): MAKQIIFGEDVRHALKKGIDALADAVKVTLGPKGHCVALDKKWGAPSVIDDGVTIAKDIELPDAFENMGAQLVKEAASKTNDACGDGTTTSTILAHAIVTGGFKNIAAGAESQGLKRGIQKATAAIVEQLKKSSTEIKDKAQIAQVGTITAKDKEIGELLAEVMEKVGKDGVITVEESKGTKYEIEYVEGMQFDRGYVSAYFVTNAERMEAVIEDPYILITDKKISAVADILPALEKILQVSKNLLIVAEDIDGEALATLVVNKLRGTINVLGVKAPGFGDRRKAMLEDMAILTGGKVISEEVGRKLDSVTVEDLGRARRVTSDKDNTTIVEGKGSEEEIKGRIKQIKAQIEETTSDFDREKLQERQAKLVGGVAVIKVGASTEVELKEKKHRVEDALSATRAAVEEGILPGGGVGLLNALPALDKLQLVGDELTGVDVVRKAVTEPLRWIASNAGKDGSVIIENVKKAKKGMGYDAENDEYVDMVAKGIIDPTKVVRTGLENAASIAVMVLVTEALVADIPEKDKSPAGGGAPGMGGMGDYGM
- the dgt gene encoding dNTP triphosphohydrolase, coding for MMDKKYHSYIEQTESTLSDYAKSSFDTAGRITTLDDAGNRTEFERDVQRVLHSQPFRRLMHKTQVFFSPINDHICTRMEHSLHVASISVTICKQLNLNTTLAEAISVAHDLGHPPFGHLGEKVLNKIHQRRKMPEFTHEAQSLRVIDYYKDRQHLAPLNLTYEVRDGVVFHYGEGDEQIIMPEEKDIKSVKPEDARKHSPSTLEGCVVRMADKIAYLGRDLEDAQMAGFIKPELITFYAEIGLGTNNSQIIGNLIDDIVKNSENKNSICFSDEVAKMVKKLKDYNYKNIYYNSKLQDQERRIELIYSELFRFFLNVSNQKQARQRQGYYYDVFRDFMSDMQYPNTVDKKQIVNDFIAGMTDRFALSCFEDLFQVKPVV